The following are encoded in a window of Scophthalmus maximus strain ysfricsl-2021 chromosome 6, ASM2237912v1, whole genome shotgun sequence genomic DNA:
- the LOC118309162 gene encoding Krueppel-like factor 15, whose translation MVDNFPATKDTFLPYSGSPLAHWLSNMVTDLGSYQVMPSPLSEDELSESSSPRSCSSPDSQVLSSSYGSNSSAESQDSILDHMLSQASLGGSNSVLAGSVAPIPLSTFLWDSRRDEPYKREPVKEEHFDFLNWSNVETEKQLGVSFQPTLEEIEEFLEENMEVVTMKQEIRVGCPELGVGLEESLGLEVGLQWCKEASSDHKLEPEAKYSDQTVPSTTDLASAASSETKATLVNPTHESRSGAKNTSVNKPLSTDSGNSSSGMPVILQIQPLQIKQEPTVVPVAQPPQLPTATDIKIAQLLVNIQGQTFALVPHIVPSSNFNISSKFVRIAPVPIAAKPLGLGDSSGSLGSGILTGGQKFQKNPVADLIKMHKCTFPGCTKMYTKSSHLKAHLRRHTGEKPFACNWQGCGWRFSRSDELSRHRRSHSGVKPYQCSVCEKKFARSDHLSKHIKVHRFPRSNRTVRAAN comes from the exons ATGGTAGATAACTTCCCAGCGACAAAGGATACTTTTCTTCCTTACAGTGGCTCTCCACTGGCCCACTGGCTGTCTAACATGGTGACAGACCTGGGGTCCTACCAGGTGATGCCATCCCCACTTTCGGAAGACGAACTGAGCGAGTCGTCCAGCCCTCGTTCCTGCTCTAGCCCGGACTCACAGGTGCTCAGCTCAAGCTATGGCAGCAATTCCAGTGCTGAGAGCCAGGATAGCATCCTGGACCACATGCTGTCCCAGGCCTCTTTGGGAGGTTCTAACAGTGTCCTTGCTGGGTCTGTGGCACCTATACCTTTATCCACTTTCCTCTGGGACTCACGGAGAGATGAGCCCTACAAACGTGAGCCAGTAAAGGAGGAACATTTTGATTTCCTCAACTGGTCCAAtgtggagacagagaaacaacTTGGAGTGTCCTTTCAGCCCACTCTGGAAGAGATTGAAGAATTCCTGGAGGAGAATATGGAGGTAGTGACAATGAAGCAGGAGATCCGAGTGGGTTGCCCAGAGTTGGGAGTGGGACTGGAGGAATCTCTTGGTCTAGAAGTTGGCCTCCAGTGGTGCAAGGAGGCATCCTCTGATCATAAGCTAGAGCCAGAGGCAAAGTATTCAGACCAAACTGTTCCCAGCACCACTGACCTGGCCTCTGCTGCTTCCAGTGAGACCAAAGCTACATTAGTTAACCCCACACATGAGTCCAGATCAGGGgccaaaaacacatcagtcaaCAAACCTTTATCAACAGACAGTGGTAATAGCAGTAGTGGAATGCCTGTCATCCTGCAGATTCAGCCCCTTCAGATCAAGCAGGAGCCCACAGTAGTACCAGTAGCTCAGCCCCCACAGCTTCCCACAGCAACAGACATCAAAATTGCACAGCTGCTAGTCAACATCCAAGGTCAGACCTTTGCGCTGGTGCCCCATATTGTGCCCTCCTCTAACTTTAACATCTCGTCCAAGTTTGTACGCATTGCACCTGTCCCAATTGCAGCCAAGCCTCTTGGGCTTGGGGATAGCTCAGGCAGCCTGGGATCAGGAATTCTTACTGGAGGTCAAAAGTTCCAGAAGAATCCAGTGGCGGATCTTatcaaaatgcacaaatgtaCTTTTCCTGGCTGCACCAAGATGTACACCAAGAGCAGTCACCTCAAGGCCCACCTGAGGAGACACACAGGGGAAAAGCCATTCGCCTGCAACTGGCAGGGCTGTGGATGGAG GTTTTCACGGTCAGATGAGCTGTCGCGACACCGGCGGTCCCACTCGGGGGTCAAACCCTACCAGTGTTCTGTATGCGAGAAGAAGTTTGCCCGCAGCGACCACCTCTCAAAACACATCAAAGTCCACCGTTTCCCACGAAGCAACCGGACTGTTCGCGCAGCAAACTGA